In the candidate division WOR-3 bacterium genome, one interval contains:
- a CDS encoding tetratricopeptide repeat protein, with amino-acid sequence MKIKEDILQNIFTKIVSYYYQNKRNFFIIVGSIIAIIVIIILSVTGKPKTHPEAQLRFTQALGLYSIGNISQAEAQFLELTRLFGNTPLGIKAYFYLGRIYYQTQRFVEAQRAFEKFYAKNKNNPVLSPGALMGIANCYEEMNEFKKAASTYEEVYKKYPKSLFAPKALQSAGRCYIQINNYKKAIEILELALKKYPEYRENSDTKALLFYAKSSLGKTK; translated from the coding sequence ATGAAAATTAAAGAAGATATATTACAAAATATTTTTACAAAAATTGTTAGTTATTATTACCAAAATAAAAGAAACTTTTTTATAATTGTCGGCTCAATCATTGCCATTATTGTTATTATTATCCTCTCAGTAACTGGCAAACCAAAAACCCATCCAGAAGCACAACTTCGTTTTACCCAGGCATTAGGTTTATATTCTATTGGTAATATTTCCCAAGCCGAAGCCCAGTTTTTAGAGTTGACAAGATTGTTTGGTAATACACCATTAGGAATAAAAGCCTACTTTTATTTAGGAAGAATTTATTACCAAACCCAGAGATTTGTGGAAGCCCAAAGAGCCTTTGAAAAATTTTATGCCAAAAATAAAAATAATCCAGTTTTATCACCAGGAGCATTAATGGGAATAGCAAACTGTTATGAAGAAATGAATGAATTTAAGAAGGCGGCATCTACTTATGAGGAGGTTTATAAAAAATATCCAAAATCCTTGTTCGCTCCAAAAGCTTTACAATCAGCCGGTAGATGTTATATTCAGATAAATAACTATAAAAAGGCAATTGAAATTTTAGAATTGGCTTTAAAAAAATATCCAGAATATCGCGAAAATAGCGATACGAAAGCCTTGCTCTTTTATGCCAAAAGTTCATTAGGAAAAACTAAATAA
- a CDS encoding TlpA disulfide reductase family protein gives MRYLTVFLLITFLFYCGGKRVRQPLDFQLENLNGEQVNLKNHQGKVILLDFWATWCPPCRAAIPHLINLYEKFGDRNFIIFGIGLDEKELLINMRDEMNIKYPILIGNNEIAKYYQIQAIPTLVLLDKNGKIYYKEVGFSEEGVKKLESKISELLE, from the coding sequence ATGAGATATTTAACAGTTTTTTTATTAATCACTTTCTTATTTTATTGTGGCGGAAAGAGAGTTAGGCAGCCATTAGATTTTCAATTAGAGAATCTTAATGGTGAGCAGGTTAACCTAAAAAACCATCAAGGAAAAGTAATCCTTTTAGATTTCTGGGCAACTTGGTGTCCACCTTGTCGGGCAGCAATTCCTCATTTGATAAATCTATACGAAAAATTTGGAGATAGAAATTTTATTATTTTCGGTATTGGTTTGGATGAAAAAGAACTATTAATTAATATGCGGGATGAGATGAATATCAAATATCCAATCTTAATTGGTAACAACGAAATTGCTAAATATTATCAAATTCAAGCAATTCCCACTTTGGTATTATTAGATAAAAATGGTAAAATCTATTATAAAGAAGTTGGTTTTTCGGAAGAAGGAGTAAAGAAATTAGAATCAAAAATTAGTGAGTTGTTAGAATAA
- a CDS encoding 1-deoxy-D-xylulose-5-phosphate reductoisomerase → MKFNLAIIGSTGSLGNQILEIINQQKKVFNIFALSCEKNIDSLQIQAEKFRPRYLGVYDFNAYKDFLRKYSVKNRKIVYGEEGLLEMVAHPEVDGVVFLATKTKCLNALILAIKKRKKIALASKELIVAFGSPIFQLAKEKEVEIIPIDSELVAIHSLLNKYGNKNLKRIFLTASGGYFFAYKKNLDKITVKEALRHPVWKMGKKITIDSATLINKIFEIMETSYFFDLSINKIDILIHPQGIIHGLIENCNGIFYAMFAKPDMKIFLSYALSKMINQNLELFNDEIKFFPLNLILFKPSSKNFAALKLIKYLEKNTSLPAVLVGADEIAVENFLKGNIKFTDILKIIRKTLEAHKKILNPSLSELVQAENWAKYYANNLINKMKRR, encoded by the coding sequence ATGAAATTTAATTTGGCAATTATTGGTTCTACCGGCTCCTTAGGAAACCAGATATTAGAAATCATAAATCAACAAAAGAAAGTTTTCAATATCTTTGCTCTTTCTTGTGAAAAAAATATTGATTCATTACAAATCCAAGCGGAAAAATTTCGTCCTCGCTATTTAGGAGTTTATGATTTTAATGCTTATAAAGATTTTCTTCGAAAATATTCTGTTAAAAATCGTAAAATCGTCTACGGCGAAGAAGGGTTATTAGAAATGGTTGCTCATCCGGAAGTAGATGGGGTAGTTTTTCTTGCTACCAAAACAAAATGTTTAAACGCTTTGATTTTAGCAATCAAAAAAAGAAAAAAGATTGCATTGGCTTCTAAGGAACTAATTGTTGCTTTTGGTTCGCCAATTTTTCAATTAGCAAAGGAAAAAGAAGTAGAAATTATTCCTATCGATTCGGAATTAGTGGCAATCCATTCTCTTTTAAATAAATATGGCAACAAAAATTTAAAAAGAATATTTCTCACTGCTTCCGGTGGTTATTTTTTTGCTTATAAAAAGAACTTAGATAAAATAACCGTGAAAGAAGCTCTTCGCCATCCGGTTTGGAAGATGGGAAAAAAAATTACTATTGATTCTGCCACCTTAATCAATAAAATTTTTGAAATAATGGAAACTAGTTACTTTTTTGATCTTTCCATCAATAAAATTGATATTCTTATTCATCCTCAAGGAATAATTCATGGTCTTATTGAAAATTGTAATGGAATTTTTTATGCTATGTTTGCTAAACCTGATATGAAGATTTTTCTCTCTTACGCTCTTTCTAAAATGATAAATCAGAATTTAGAACTTTTTAATGATGAGATAAAATTTTTCCCTCTCAATTTAATATTATTTAAACCAAGTAGCAAAAATTTTGCAGCCTTAAAATTAATCAAATATTTAGAGAAAAATACCTCTCTTCCTGCGGTTTTGGTAGGTGCTGATGAAATAGCGGTAGAAAATTTTTTAAAGGGCAATATAAAATTTACCGATATTTTAAAAATAATTAGGAAAACTTTAGAAGCCCATAAAAAAATTTTAAATCCCAGTTTAAGCGAACTGGTACAGGCCGAAAATTGGGCAAAATATTACGCAAATAATTTAATAAATAAAATGAAAAGGAGATAA
- the trxA gene encoding thioredoxin, which yields MLIITKKNFEKEVLNSEIPVLIDFWAEWCMPCKMMLPIVEELAKEYDKKVKIGKVNVDEENELAEKYMIMSIPTFLFIKKGKVVDKVVGAVPKSMLVEKLNKLLEEE from the coding sequence ATGTTAATAATTACTAAAAAGAATTTTGAAAAAGAAGTCTTAAATAGTGAAATTCCAGTATTAATTGATTTTTGGGCAGAATGGTGTATGCCTTGTAAAATGATGCTACCGATTGTTGAAGAGTTAGCAAAGGAATACGATAAAAAAGTTAAAATCGGCAAAGTAAATGTTGATGAAGAAAACGAATTGGCAGAGAAATATATGATAATGAGTATTCCAACTTTTCTTTTTATAAAGAAAGGAAAAGTAGTTGACAAAGTTGTTGGAGCAGTTCCTAAATCAATGTTAGTAGAAAAATTAAATAAACTTTTGGAGGAAGAATGA
- a CDS encoding NifU family protein — protein sequence MNEEIKKNIKETFEKEIRPGLMADGGDGEIVEITDDGIVKVKLFGSCAGCPFATLTLALGIEQRLKEKFPEVKKVENII from the coding sequence ATGAACGAAGAAATAAAGAAAAATATTAAAGAAACCTTTGAAAAAGAGATAAGACCAGGATTAATGGCTGATGGTGGCGATGGCGAAATTGTTGAAATTACTGATGATGGAATTGTCAAAGTAAAACTATTTGGTAGTTGTGCTGGTTGTCCTTTTGCTACTTTAACTCTTGCTTTAGGTATTGAACAGAGATTAAAAGAAAAATTTCCGGAAGTTAAAAAAGTAGAAAATATTATATAA
- a CDS encoding V-type ATP synthase subunit E family protein, with the protein MIDLTKLKEKILKEAEEEKKRILQEAEEEVKNIEKKTEEEIKKLKKETEQFLEKHLEELKKRELAKLKKEESIKILTQKWKIIDDLFSNLREEIKRDKRYLEFLKEKIKSEPASEIIVSNNDFSLLSSFLNPLNIKITKSEEIKDGIIIKKEREEIKLDLESLFAEIKKRYLKEINRLLFG; encoded by the coding sequence GTGATTGATTTAACCAAACTAAAAGAAAAAATCTTAAAAGAAGCCGAAGAAGAAAAGAAAAGAATTTTACAAGAAGCCGAAGAAGAAGTTAAAAATATTGAGAAAAAAACCGAAGAGGAAATTAAGAAATTAAAAAAGGAGACCGAACAATTTTTAGAGAAACATCTTGAAGAATTAAAGAAAAGAGAACTTGCCAAGTTAAAAAAAGAAGAGAGTATCAAAATATTAACGCAAAAATGGAAAATTATCGATGACCTTTTCTCTAATTTAAGAGAGGAGATAAAAAGAGATAAGCGGTATTTAGAATTCCTAAAAGAAAAAATTAAAAGTGAGCCTGCTTCCGAGATTATCGTTTCCAATAATGATTTCTCTTTATTAAGTTCCTTTCTCAATCCACTAAATATTAAGATAACAAAAAGTGAAGAGATAAAAGATGGTATAATTATAAAAAAAGAAAGAGAGGAAATTAAATTAGATTTAGAAAGTCTTTTTGCCGAAATTAAAAAAAGATATTTAAAAGAGATTAACCGATTATTATTTGGTTAA
- a CDS encoding OsmC family protein: MEEVSLKWINGLKFLLTDKENHQVLLDSSKEGGGEGAGFKPIHLFMASIAGCMAMDIVSILKKKREDLKDFSIEITGERAQEHPKRFVKIDIKFKVNEEVNRKSLEEAFLLSKEKYCSVLHSVLNPPEINFYFE; this comes from the coding sequence ATGGAAGAAGTTTCTTTAAAATGGATTAATGGTCTAAAATTTTTATTAACCGACAAAGAAAATCACCAAGTTTTGCTTGATTCCAGTAAAGAAGGTGGAGGAGAGGGTGCTGGTTTTAAACCGATTCACCTTTTTATGGCTTCTATTGCTGGTTGTATGGCAATGGATATTGTCTCAATATTAAAGAAGAAAAGAGAAGATTTGAAGGATTTTAGTATTGAGATTACTGGCGAACGGGCACAAGAACATCCTAAAAGATTTGTTAAAATTGATATTAAATTCAAAGTTAATGAGGAAGTTAATAGAAAATCATTAGAAGAGGCTTTTTTACTTTCTAAAGAAAAATATTGTTCAGTTCTCCATTCAGTTTTGAATCCACCCGAAATAAATTTCTATTTTGAATGA
- a CDS encoding V-type ATP synthase subunit K: MGLAMAILGFALSAFLAGIGSALGISYVSRVANGVLAEDPTKFGSLFILVALPGTQGFYGFLGAFLGIMKIGILGNLVPLSWDQGIQLFFSCLPVGITGLITAIFQGKVCAAGAELVAKRPTEAMKAVIYGALVETYAVLGLLATIFLQMGVKV, encoded by the coding sequence ATGGGATTAGCAATGGCAATTTTAGGTTTTGCTTTATCAGCCTTTTTAGCCGGTATTGGCTCGGCATTGGGAATTTCTTATGTTTCGCGAGTGGCTAATGGCGTACTCGCTGAAGACCCAACGAAATTCGGTAGTCTCTTTATCTTAGTTGCTCTTCCCGGTACCCAAGGATTTTACGGATTCTTAGGTGCTTTTTTAGGAATAATGAAAATTGGTATTTTAGGAAATCTCGTTCCCCTTTCGTGGGATCAAGGTATTCAGCTTTTCTTTTCTTGCTTACCAGTAGGAATAACTGGTTTGATTACCGCGATCTTTCAAGGAAAGGTTTGTGCTGCTGGTGCTGAATTGGTTGCCAAGAGACCAACCGAAGCAATGAAAGCGGTAATCTACGGTGCCTTAGTTGAGACCTATGCCGTATTAGGACTTTTAGCAACAATCTTCTTACAAATGGGAGTGAAAGTGTGA
- the trpS gene encoding tryptophan--tRNA ligase produces the protein MKKRILTGDRPTGPLHLGHYVGTIINRVKLQREYETFIIIADVQALTTNFEHPELLKRDVLEVAIDNLACGVDPEISSIFIQSMIPEIAELTVYYSMLVSVNLLYHNPTIKTEAKQYNYEKSMPYGFLGYPISQAADITFCKANLVPVGEDQLPHIELTRKIVRKFNQLYGEVLVEPEPLLSHTPRLPGLDGGAKMSKSLGNCIYLGDSKEEVAKKIKKAVTDPQRIHPTDLGHPEVCTVFTYHKAFNQNNSSEIEKECRNGKIGCVVCKEKLIEALNQLLEPIREKRKYYEERKKEVMEILYEGTRKAKKIAEETLKEVRAAIKIDYFNFE, from the coding sequence ATGAAAAAAAGGATTTTAACTGGTGACCGACCTACTGGACCGCTCCATTTAGGACATTATGTCGGCACAATTATTAACCGAGTGAAATTACAAAGGGAATATGAAACTTTTATTATTATTGCTGATGTCCAAGCATTAACAACAAATTTTGAACATCCGGAATTATTAAAAAGAGATGTCTTAGAAGTGGCGATTGATAATTTAGCCTGCGGCGTGGATCCAGAAATTTCTTCTATTTTTATTCAGTCAATGATTCCGGAAATTGCTGAACTCACCGTCTACTATTCTATGCTTGTTTCGGTGAACTTACTTTACCATAATCCAACAATCAAAACAGAAGCGAAACAATATAATTACGAAAAAAGTATGCCCTACGGGTTTCTCGGTTATCCCATAAGTCAGGCTGCTGATATAACTTTTTGTAAAGCAAATCTGGTTCCAGTGGGAGAAGATCAACTTCCTCATATTGAGTTAACTAGAAAAATTGTTAGAAAATTTAACCAATTATACGGTGAAGTTTTAGTGGAACCAGAACCTCTTTTATCCCATACTCCCCGTTTGCCAGGTTTAGATGGTGGCGCAAAAATGAGTAAAAGTTTAGGCAATTGTATTTATCTGGGAGATTCTAAAGAAGAGGTTGCTAAAAAAATAAAAAAGGCAGTAACGGATCCCCAAAGAATTCATCCTACTGATTTGGGACATCCGGAAGTGTGTACTGTTTTTACCTATCATAAGGCTTTTAATCAAAATAATTCTTCAGAAATTGAAAAAGAATGTCGAAATGGGAAAATTGGCTGTGTCGTGTGTAAGGAAAAATTAATTGAAGCTCTTAATCAACTTTTAGAACCTATCCGCGAAAAAAGGAAGTATTATGAAGAAAGAAAAAAAGAAGTGATGGAAATTCTTTACGAAGGCACTCGAAAAGCAAAAAAAATTGCCGAAGAGACTCTTAAAGAGGTTCGCGCCGCTATTAAGATTGATTATTTTAATTTTGAATGA
- a CDS encoding decaprenyl-phosphate phosphoribosyltransferase, whose translation MKSVYYFIISLRPHQWFKNILIFAGLVFAQKLFDISLFLKTIFAFFLFSFASGSLYVLNDIKDYERDKLHPEKKERPIASGLIKKEVAFILALLLLIFSLIFSYLLSRSFFFVLIFYIILSIFYTLYLKDIVILDVIIVAIGFLLRAWAGTVLVNVSLSEWLFICTILLALFLALTKRKTEIEMLNEKAISHRKVLKDYSHNFIDQMISVATASSLIAYTLYTVAPETIHKFNTKNLVLTVPFVIYGIFRYLYLVYHRQFFENPDKAFIKDIPLLINIILWFICVILIIYKII comes from the coding sequence ATGAAGAGTGTTTATTATTTTATTATCTCATTAAGACCCCATCAATGGTTTAAAAATATTTTAATTTTTGCTGGTTTAGTATTTGCTCAAAAGTTATTTGACATTTCTTTATTTTTAAAAACAATTTTTGCTTTTTTTCTTTTTTCCTTTGCTTCTGGTTCCCTTTATGTATTGAATGATATAAAAGATTACGAAAGAGATAAACTTCATCCAGAAAAGAAAGAAAGACCAATTGCCAGCGGTTTAATAAAAAAAGAGGTTGCTTTTATTTTAGCGCTCCTTTTGCTTATTTTTTCATTAATTTTTTCTTATCTTTTATCCCGTTCTTTCTTTTTTGTCTTAATCTTTTATATTATTTTATCAATATTTTATACTCTTTATCTTAAAGATATTGTCATCTTAGATGTTATTATTGTTGCGATTGGTTTCCTTTTAAGAGCCTGGGCAGGAACTGTTTTGGTCAATGTTTCTCTTTCTGAATGGCTTTTTATCTGCACTATTTTACTTGCGTTATTTTTAGCATTAACCAAAAGAAAAACCGAAATCGAAATGCTTAACGAAAAGGCGATTTCTCACCGAAAAGTTTTAAAGGATTATTCCCATAATTTTATTGACCAAATGATTAGTGTCGCAACCGCTTCTTCTCTTATTGCTTATACTCTTTATACGGTAGCACCTGAAACAATACATAAATTTAATACAAAAAATTTGGTTTTAACAGTGCCTTTTGTTATTTACGGAATATTTCGTTATCTTTATTTAGTTTATCATCGCCAATTTTTTGAAAATCCTGATAAGGCATTTATCAAAGATATTCCTTTGTTAATAAATATTATCTTATGGTTTATTTGTGTAATCCTTATTATTTATAAAATAATATGA
- the ispD gene encoding 2-C-methyl-D-erythritol 4-phosphate cytidylyltransferase, translating into MKKYGIILAAGKGKRFGSLKQFFFIKDKPLFIYSVIAFENSICDEIFIVTLKDKKREVRNWIKKWAFTKVKKILTGGKERFHSVMKTLRFLPDTGYVAIHDASRPLITTEFINRGFKLVEKYKAVIFGIRSEDTLKTVFHNQVFATLDREHIYRIQTPQFFEIKLLKKAYRLAKEKRWQGTDDAFFLEKVGFPVYLFKGEKRNLKITTREDLELIKNLL; encoded by the coding sequence ATGAAAAAATACGGGATAATTTTAGCAGCGGGAAAAGGGAAAAGGTTTGGCTCTCTAAAACAATTTTTTTTTATTAAAGATAAACCTCTCTTTATTTATTCAGTAATCGCTTTTGAAAATTCAATATGCGACGAGATTTTTATTGTAACTTTAAAAGATAAAAAAAGAGAAGTTAGAAATTGGATAAAAAAATGGGCGTTTACCAAAGTAAAAAAAATATTAACTGGTGGAAAAGAACGTTTCCATTCAGTTATGAAAACATTAAGATTTTTGCCTGATACTGGATATGTCGCAATTCACGATGCCTCTCGACCATTAATCACCACTGAGTTTATAAACCGAGGTTTTAAACTGGTTGAAAAATATAAAGCAGTAATTTTTGGTATCAGAAGTGAAGATACTTTAAAAACAGTATTTCATAACCAAGTCTTTGCTACTTTAGATCGAGAACACATTTACCGCATTCAGACTCCCCAATTTTTCGAAATTAAACTTTTAAAAAAAGCCTACCGATTGGCAAAAGAAAAAAGATGGCAAGGTACGGATGATGCTTTTTTCTTAGAAAAGGTTGGTTTTCCCGTTTATCTTTTTAAAGGTGAAAAAAGAAATCTGAAAATTACCACTCGAGAAGATTTAGAATTGATAAAAAATTTATTATGA
- a CDS encoding DUF362 domain-containing protein: VAAKIMGFEPLKIDYLRIAHDLGLGCADLEKIKIYGEDISSLNFKFKTKKSLVIFGDQQLRKGYLRFLKRIALHSPLWIWAPIASTFYHDFLWYPFIGKNRLKRFLESEWGRLFKKYLKEDKNERRNKEKY, translated from the coding sequence GGTAGCAGCAAAGATAATGGGATTTGAGCCTTTAAAGATTGATTATTTGAGAATTGCCCATGATTTAGGATTAGGCTGTGCTGATTTAGAAAAGATAAAAATTTATGGCGAAGATATATCTTCTTTAAATTTCAAATTCAAAACTAAAAAGAGTTTAGTTATTTTTGGCGACCAGCAATTAAGAAAAGGATACTTAAGATTTTTAAAAAGAATTGCCCTCCATTCACCATTATGGATTTGGGCACCAATTGCTTCAACTTTTTATCACGATTTTTTATGGTATCCCTTTATTGGTAAAAATCGTTTAAAAAGGTTTTTAGAAAGTGAATGGGGGAGACTTTTTAAAAAATATTTAAAGGAGGACAAAAATGAACGAAGAAATAAAGAAAAATATTAA
- the larA gene encoding nickel-dependent lactate racemase, whose product MEFEVSYGKIKEKIEIPDNIKVDVLSPINPQKEDLNLIVPKLKKECEKFFSSGKSFLVIVNDYTRPTPTSQILSLIEEYFLNKEVYFLVALGSHRKPDEKENFQIFGDYYGKYKERIFYHNCKEKEDLVYLGKTHFNTPIYLNKLITKVDKIVAINSIEPHYFAGYTGGRKTFLPGIAGYETISANHFLSLNKEATLLALKNNPVSSDMEEVAKAVEKPIFSIQVIVDQNKEIYSLTFGDLFSSFEEGVKLAEKVFCIPIKEKYDIVIALIQPPYDVNFYQAQKGLENAKMALKEKGIIILASTCEKGIGEEEFINIMKIANSPEEVIEKIKKNFVLGYHKSAKMAELLTWAEIYTVVGIPNEVVESIFMKPFKTINDALSYVMKNNNIRNILILPDASLMLPTLTK is encoded by the coding sequence ATGGAATTTGAAGTCTCTTATGGCAAAATAAAAGAGAAGATTGAAATTCCTGATAATATTAAGGTTGATGTTCTATCACCAATAAATCCACAAAAAGAAGATTTAAATCTGATAGTCCCAAAACTAAAAAAGGAATGTGAGAAATTCTTCTCTTCAGGAAAAAGTTTTTTGGTAATTGTTAATGATTATACCCGACCTACTCCTACTTCGCAAATCCTTTCTTTAATTGAAGAGTATTTCTTAAATAAGGAAGTTTATTTTTTGGTTGCTTTAGGTTCTCATCGGAAACCTGACGAAAAAGAAAATTTCCAAATCTTTGGAGATTATTATGGAAAATATAAAGAAAGAATTTTTTACCATAATTGTAAGGAAAAAGAAGATTTAGTCTATTTGGGCAAAACTCATTTTAATACACCAATTTATTTAAATAAGTTAATAACAAAGGTTGATAAGATTGTTGCTATAAATTCAATAGAGCCCCATTACTTTGCTGGTTATACTGGTGGCAGAAAAACTTTTTTGCCTGGAATTGCTGGTTACGAAACAATTAGTGCCAATCATTTTCTCTCTTTAAATAAAGAAGCAACTTTGTTAGCATTGAAAAATAATCCGGTATCCTCTGATATGGAAGAAGTCGCCAAAGCAGTAGAAAAACCAATATTTTCTATCCAAGTAATTGTTGACCAAAATAAAGAAATTTATAGCCTTACCTTTGGTGACCTCTTCTCTTCTTTTGAAGAAGGAGTTAAATTAGCCGAAAAGGTTTTTTGTATTCCGATAAAAGAGAAATATGATATTGTAATTGCCCTTATCCAACCACCTTATGATGTCAATTTTTATCAGGCACAAAAGGGATTAGAAAATGCGAAAATGGCTCTAAAAGAAAAGGGAATAATTATTTTGGCTTCTACTTGTGAAAAAGGGATTGGTGAAGAAGAGTTTATAAATATTATGAAGATTGCTAATTCACCAGAAGAAGTGATTGAGAAAATAAAGAAGAATTTTGTTTTGGGCTATCACAAATCAGCAAAAATGGCAGAACTATTAACTTGGGCAGAAATTTATACCGTCGTCGGTATTCCTAACGAAGTGGTTGAATCAATCTTTATGAAACCTTTTAAAACAATAAATGATGCCCTATCTTATGTAATGAAAAATAATAATATAAGAAATATCTTAATCCTGCCTGATGCCAGTTTGATGTTGCCAACTTTAACCAAATAA
- the rseP gene encoding RIP metalloprotease RseP: MDLLLVIIVIGVLIIIHELGHLIMAKIYKIPVEKFSIGFGPSIIEKQIHETTYSVSLIPLGGYIKLKGEEEEEENGFLLQPVKKKLMVVFMGPLANLILGVFLIFLLYFLFGMKYSPPIINFEKKISHFERGDILIAINRDTINSFEEAYTILQKNLNKEITISLLRNKKIITFQWIVNDSFQYLYPLILPVIEKVKKKSPADMAGLQPNDTIIAINDTSICCWEDLIERIRNSGGEKIKITYRRGGVFSTFLTPQLVVSDTSSKKIGQIGVWVYLPRKKINFLQALAQAFIRSGYVITQTFVILYKLIVGEISRKALGGPIMVAQLTYESLRWGWEYFLALFGLLAINLFVVNMLPIPVLDGGRGLIFIVEFFIKRRLTKKELNIAITIGWIIIMLLILFTFYNDLSRIFKTK, translated from the coding sequence ATGGATTTATTATTAGTAATAATTGTTATTGGCGTTCTAATAATCATCCACGAACTTGGTCACCTGATAATGGCTAAAATTTATAAAATTCCAGTAGAAAAATTTTCTATCGGGTTTGGACCGTCAATAATAGAAAAACAAATTCACGAAACAACTTATTCCGTCTCCTTAATACCCTTAGGAGGATATATAAAATTAAAAGGAGAAGAAGAGGAAGAAGAAAATGGATTTCTATTACAACCTGTTAAGAAAAAACTTATGGTTGTTTTCATGGGTCCTTTGGCTAATTTGATTTTGGGTGTTTTTTTAATTTTTCTTTTATATTTTTTATTCGGGATGAAGTATTCACCACCTATCATTAATTTCGAAAAGAAAATCAGCCATTTTGAAAGAGGAGATATTTTAATTGCGATCAATAGGGATACTATAAATTCTTTTGAAGAGGCTTACACAATTTTACAAAAAAATTTAAACAAAGAAATTACTATCTCTCTTTTAAGAAACAAAAAAATAATTACCTTCCAATGGATAGTGAATGACAGTTTCCAATATCTTTATCCACTAATTTTACCGGTGATAGAAAAAGTTAAAAAGAAAAGCCCTGCCGATATGGCTGGTTTACAACCTAACGATACAATTATTGCAATTAATGATACTTCCATTTGTTGCTGGGAAGATTTAATAGAGAGAATAAGAAATTCCGGTGGGGAAAAAATAAAGATTACTTATCGTCGTGGGGGTGTTTTTTCAACTTTTCTCACTCCTCAATTAGTAGTTTCCGATACCTCTTCTAAAAAAATCGGTCAAATAGGTGTTTGGGTATATTTACCGAGAAAGAAAATAAATTTTCTTCAAGCCCTCGCGCAAGCCTTTATCCGCAGTGGTTATGTAATAACTCAAACTTTTGTTATCCTTTATAAATTAATAGTCGGAGAAATCTCGCGTAAAGCCTTAGGAGGTCCGATTATGGTTGCCCAATTAACCTATGAGAGTCTTCGTTGGGGATGGGAATATTTTTTGGCGCTCTTTGGTTTGTTGGCAATTAACCTCTTTGTAGTGAATATGTTGCCTATTCCTGTGTTGGATGGCGGTCGGGGATTAATTTTTATAGTTGAATTTTTTATAAAAAGAAGACTAACTAAAAAAGAATTGAATATCGCTATCACCATTGGCTGGATAATAATTATGCTTTTGATCCTCTTTACTTTCTACAATGACCTTTCTCGGATTTTCAAAACAAAATGA